TAATAACGCACAGCATTGAAATCCGTTTACAAAGAAATTTATGCGGGGATTTTTTTCGTCCCGGAATTTAATATAGGACCCTTTTTCCATTTATGCCACCAGATGCGGGAAAACCGATTGGAAGAAACCCTGGCCAGAGGCATTGTTGAGATTACGGAGATGAACGAAAAGGGAAGGGTTCCAGATCCCGAGCCTATCTATAAATTTTCTTGATTTCGTAAAACTTTTTATATATCATGAAGCAACTTTCCCGTTGACCTCGAGATCAAAAGAGCCTCGGGTTACCAGCGGATATGCCTCTTTAGAGGCTTGGCAACCCTTGGAGGTTTATAAAGAAATAAAATTTTGGATAGGTACTTTGCCAAGAATGCGCCCTCAGTCATTCCCCCTTATACGGTTTGGAATTCAGCCAAATGGTTACGTAAAAAGGGGGTTAAAAAGGAATACGAATGGTTTTAGAGCTTGTAATTCGGGCACTTATAAGCGGAATCTTATTAGGGGCCATTTATGGGGTACTAAGCATGAGTTTTAGCATGGTTTATGGTATCGTGAAGCTGCCAAACTTTGCCCCTGGAGCATTGGCAATGCGGGGGATGTATGCGCATTTTGTACTTTGGGTATGCTGAGTTTTTTTAAAGAAATGTAATGGAGGAAACCGATGAACATGATGAACGTTTTGACCTACCTATGTCCAACAAAGATCTATATGGGTATCAATGCCCATAAAAAGCTAAAAGAGATTATCGCTGAACAGAAGGTGAAACACTTGTTTTTGATGTGTGATCCGGGTGTGGTTTCTGGCGAAATTTATCAATTCGTAGAAAACATCCTCAAAGATAATCATGTAACCTTCGACGTCTTCACCGAAATCGAGCCCGATCCGAGTACCAAAACCGTAGAGAAGGCCTATGAGATTTGTCGAACCACGCGACCTTCTATTTTATTAGCCCTTGGCGGCGGAAGCACCATGGATGCAGCGAAAGCTGCGGGTATCCTCGCCACCAATGGAGGACGGATTCAAGATTACGAGGGCAATGACAAGTTCAAAAATCCCCCCTTGCCACTCATTGCCATACCGACAACGGCAGGTACTGGCTCAGAGGTTTCGTATGTTTGCGTAATTACCGATACCGAACGAGCTACCAAAATGCCAATAAGAAGTGCCGCATTGAATCGTGCCCAAATTGCCATCTTAGATCCAGTGGCCCTTACGTCATTGCCAGAGAAGGCTGCCGCCCATGCTGCGATGGATGCCTTCGTTCATGCCCTCGAATCCTATGTCTCCTTAAATGCCAATCCAATCACTGATGCGGTGAATCTGCATGCCATCGAATTAATAGCTCAAAACGTTAGATCCTTTGTGTCAAACAGAAGCCATCTTGAAGCGGGATTTCATATGCTCTGTGCGGCTACGCTTGCTGGCATGGGTTTCAGCAATACTGGCCTTGGAAATATCCATTGTATGGCAAGACTTGTTGGTGCCTTTTTCCATGTACCTCACGGCCTCTCGAACGCAGTCTGCCTTCCCTATGTGGCAGAATTTAATCTGGTGGCTAACCCAGAAAAATTTGCCAGAGTAGCCTTAGCGATGGGAGAAAAGATCCAAGGTCTAACAGGTTTAGAAGCAGGAAGAAAGGCCATTGAAGCGATTAAACAAATGAATAGAGATTGGGATATACCGATGAAGTTGAGAGAAATTGGTGTTACGGCAGATAGGCTACCAGAGATGGCACGCCTTGCATTTGAATCCGATTATAATCGTTGGAATCCTCGATACACAACGGTTGAAGATTTCCGTTCCCTGTTTGAGAAGGCTTTTTAAAACTTTCTAACCATGATTGTTAGAAAAAATTTTGGAAAAAAGGGCATTTTCTGAAACCATTTCGTAACATAGGATTTTAATAGATTAAGGCTTTGTTCAATCAATGGGGAGGAACGGCAATGGACCAAGGCAGAAAGACCCACAAACTGATGGCATCCCCGCAAACCGTGCACACAGGCTTTTTTGACGCGACCCTCCCCCCCGTTCTCGCCATCGAATCTGGGGACACCGTGGTTATGAGCTCGTTGATGCT
This portion of the Deltaproteobacteria bacterium genome encodes:
- a CDS encoding iron-containing alcohol dehydrogenase — encoded protein: MNMMNVLTYLCPTKIYMGINAHKKLKEIIAEQKVKHLFLMCDPGVVSGEIYQFVENILKDNHVTFDVFTEIEPDPSTKTVEKAYEICRTTRPSILLALGGGSTMDAAKAAGILATNGGRIQDYEGNDKFKNPPLPLIAIPTTAGTGSEVSYVCVITDTERATKMPIRSAALNRAQIAILDPVALTSLPEKAAAHAAMDAFVHALESYVSLNANPITDAVNLHAIELIAQNVRSFVSNRSHLEAGFHMLCAATLAGMGFSNTGLGNIHCMARLVGAFFHVPHGLSNAVCLPYVAEFNLVANPEKFARVALAMGEKIQGLTGLEAGRKAIEAIKQMNRDWDIPMKLREIGVTADRLPEMARLAFESDYNRWNPRYTTVEDFRSLFEKAF